GTTTTTGTTAATTTCTTCCATTGATGAGATTGTTGTTATCCATTATCAGGATGATGGATTGCTCCATACAACGTGCGGAAGTCCCAATTATGTTGCCCCTGAAATTCTTTCTAACAGAGGTTACGATGGTGCCACATCAGACACTTGGTCATGTGGTGTCATATTGTACGTAATTCTCACAGGATATCTCCCATTTGATGACAGAAATCTTGCAGTACTTTATCAGAAGGTTGATGCTTCTCACTGCCTGAAGCTGCAGAATGCTTAAATACTCTTTAAACTCCTTGGAACTTAGACTCTAATCCTCTTGTGATAAAACAGATCTTCAAAGGTGATGCTCAGATACCCAAGTGGCTATCACCTGGAGCCCAAAACCTAATTAAGagaatacttgatccaaatcctTGTACTCGGATATCAATGGCAGACATCAAAGTGGACGAGTGGTTCAAGCAAGACTACTCTTCTGCAATACcttatgatgatgatgacgacAACAAACAAAATGCATTCATAGATGATGCAGTTTTATCAGTGCATGAGGTGGTATGAACTTCTATGATTCATTGCTTAATCGCATTTGTCAACAAGTACTTCCTCTCCAGTAATGTCCCGAAACCTGATTAGCCTTTCTTGCTGCAGCCATCGGAAGCAGAAAAAGATCCAGAATCATCTCACCTCATTAATGCCTTTGAGCTGATTGGAATGTCTTCCTGTCTAGACCTTTCCGGTTTTTTTGAGAAAGAAGTAAGCTTGTATAATGACATGAGCCATCTTTCACATTCTGCTTTTTACATTTCTTTATTCAAGGTTTTACAAACCTCAGGATGTCTCGGATAGGAAGATAAGATTCACTTCCACTTACTCTCTAAAAGAATTGCTTGAGAAGATTGAGCAGACAGTAACAGAAATGGGATTTCAAGTCCACAAGAAGAATGGAAAGGTCAGTATTTTCTGTACTGATTTTTTGGTCACCGAGAATCCCAAGTGGGATTTTAAATGTTTTTCCTCGGAAATTGGTCTGTCATTATCTGTTATTGAGAAACTAAGATTGGTAAACTCTTTTGACCCTGAAGAATATACTAaataagaaaagagaaaatgaatgaaattgagccGGAAATAATTTGCGTATTCCGCATTCAGCCAAAAATGTAAGATAACTTGGGTTGAAGAACATAACATGGTATAAAATAGGCTATTGAGTTGCATTGATTAATTCAGCAAGTGGCATGTTAATAACCTGATAATTTGGTTTGCGCATTGTCAATTTGTTCAGCTCAAAGCGATACAAGAGCACAAGGGTGACAAAGGCCCAGGTAGCGTCTCAATAGCAGCAGAAGTAAGTGATGATGGAGTGTGGATGATTTTACCCTAGGATAGCCTCTCTAGAATTTTGAGCATTAACCTTTATTTAAAATTGGGGCAGGTCGTTGAAATAAGCCCATCTCTGCATGTTGTTGAATTACGGAAGTATCATGGGGATCCTGCAGTCTATAGACAGGTATGATTCAACAAGATTCGATATCCCATCCCCATTTGCCCCTTCGCCCCGGGGCTCCTCCTCCCCCCAAACACCCCGTCCTTCGCTGCTTCTCGACATATAAGGGCACCCTCCTTGGGTAAAACAAGAAACAGAAGGAAAAAAACAAATACTCAATGTTTATTTAACTTCCATCACTTGTGCAGTTGTGCAAAAAGCTGTCTAATGATTTGGGCGCCTCGTCAAGTCAAGAGTGCTTGGCTGCTGAATTGTGAGTACCCTTGCTGCTTAGCTTAGAGAATAGAGATGCTATATGCTACGTCGATGTATACATGCATACAAGTATATTATACAGTGGTAGTATTACCTCTGCCAATGATTCATTATAAGATGTTAGCAGATGATTCTTTTAAAACTGTATAGCGCTTCGGTAGATCCAGTTCATTTTAGTCTTTCATGATAAATTAATAGGTTTGTAAGCTTGGACGATAAAtaattttccaagaaaatatACATACCTTCTATGCCATTTTCTCTGTTACAGAAATCTGCCGCTATGTTCAGAATTTTCTCGAGGCCCTCAAGACTTTGAAAATGGAAAACAAGTTTTGTTCTGTAGTATAACaagtttgtgtgtgtgtgtgtgtgtgtaagtGATGTCCACTTCAGGTGACAAACATGATCGTGAATGGTATCATGCCTTCAACAAATGTACAATCCAAGTGATTAAATGGTCTTGACATGTTTGATAGGAGGCCGAGGGCATAGCCCTTCTCTTGGATCATCTGATTCAATCCGAACGTTCACAAGAAACACCCATCAATTAGTTCGACACAGCTAAAAAACATAGACGAGGAAAATCAAAACAAACGAACTCTGGGTACGCACAAACAACTAATTCGTTCCAAAAAGGTGGAACAAATATCTCCAAATCTTTGCTAGATCCTAGACGTTTCTCCTCAAGCAAAAGTAAATACCGAATCTTGTAAattctaaaagaaaattttgttgtGACAGTTTTATGGTTGCTAAAGCAACAGGATACaatcaactaaaaataaacaataatccatAATGGCATTCATTCGACAAAAGCTTCAAAAACAACCTTTCTAACTGGAAAGGCATGCCTTGTGCAATCAAAGACTTGACTTGCCATGCACCAGCATCCTTCTCAGATGCCAAAAAAGCCTAAGAGAACCACAATGGACGGTAAGCATCTTCAACCTGGTGATGATAATAAGTTTGTTCACAGCTAGTTCTCTGACTAGTCAGCAGCCATGAATGGATCTGTATCACCAAGATCAGCTATCAGAGGTTCCAACTCATGTAAATCTTCATCTTCTGGGGCAAAATACGTTGGGAATGGCAGTGTTGATATATCAGGTTTTCTGAACACTGAATCTTTTATAAACACAAAGTTTCCTGTGGCACCCGGGACCTGAAATAAAATGGGAATGTTACATTAATCTAAAagacaaaaattaaaattatatgCCCCCCCGGTTCCAAATTGCAACATTAGGACAGAGATGGGAAATGAGCTTCAGATCATTGGCAATGAGGAATAACCATTGTACTAGTTCTAGAGAGCCAGTCGAGTAATTCTTCAATGCCATTACTATGATTGAGAAAAATTTACAACCGAATTTTGGTAAGTGTTACAACTTAAAGAGGCAGATAATTGGATCAACAATATAACTGCTTTTAAACTCAAATCCAAGTGCTCATTCTCAGAAAGGGATAAGTTACCTGGCCTTTCACCCACATCAGATTCCTGGCTGGGTCAATTTTGTAAACCCAAATATTTTTTACTGTTCTTTGTTTCCCACCCATGCGTCCAGGCATCTTTTTGCCCTTAAACACCTGTTACGTAAAAGCGATTAAAAGTTGTGCCTCAACATGTTCACAATACTGTTTTTACTGAACCATGTATTTTTGAAACTTCTCTTCCTGCGTAAAATTAGTGATTTACAATAAACAATTACATTGTAGTAAGCATTCCAGTACACCGATCAGTGAACAAAAGAGTTGGAACTTCTGGCAGTACAAGACAAAAGGACCAACATGCTCAGGAGTCAGGAGATAGCCTATCTAATATCATAAATTGTGACGGATAAAAGATCCAAGAACCACACATCACGCATCACGCATCACGCAAGAAGATTCTATAATTAATAATACATCTCCAATCAGAATGTGAAGCCCTAAAAACCCATAATCAGCCAGAGTTGGAAAACAGTTGGAGTTTGAAAGACTGCACTCAATTTCTTCATACTTTCTCAAAGACAtgtaaaatagaaaataaagtgATATGGTTGATGAAAAAATTAATATTGAGACAAGAAATTAAAAGCCAAAGCAcagacaaaatcaaaacaacaaaaaaaattatggcaACTAAAACTGTAGAAAGGGTTATATGgggaaataataaaaacaacagTACACAATAAGAAGGATCACTTAGGCATTGTGCTTTTATCTCTGCTGTTCTAAGAGCAGTCTGCAAGAATGAAtgaatgccaaaaaaaaaaaatatatcacaTAGGCCAATCAACACAAGCCAACTCCCTCCACCCAACTAACCCCAGATAGAGTTTCCATAGGCTTCAAAGTCCCATTCTGGATAATATACATGCAAGTGTAGCCTTCACTAACCATAATCACTGGTCCCAAATGAGATTACACCTATCTAAAACCATATCTGCTAATTGACACTATAGCATATATACCAAATCATTGGTAGGCCAAAAAGTAAGATGCCTTCCACATTTTTTAATGCCAAAAATCAGCCATGCCATCAGCCCTGGACCTTGTCATATAACATAGTTATCCTATGGTTTAAGCACAAGACAATGCCCGCATAATACCAAAGAAGAGAGAAGACAATGATCAGTAGCTGGTCCGAGAGGATGATCAGCCACACGCAACTGCCAGAATAGAAAAAAGGGGGGGCAATATTTCActgaaaagcaaaagaagtaTAAACAGAAAGCGTGGTAATGAgacgagagagagagggaaagaagaagTAAAAGGAGATGGAGAGCTACAGATGAGGGAGGGGCgataaaacaagagaaagataaGAGATGGGAGAAATAAAAAATGAGGCAGGAGGAGGGAAAAATTTGACTGGGTTCGCAAAAAAGAGCCGGGGAAATAACAGTAACACATGTATTAAAATTGAAGTCTTCATACAGCACGAAGTTAACGATCCAAAATTTGGTATAAAAGAAATCCTTACCCCCCAAGTAATACAAGTACAAGTTAACCTTGGAGAGACAGAAACCAAAACATTAGTAAAAATCGATGATGCAGTAAGGCACAATTAAACAGTAAATTGTGCCCTATGCCTAGTGCCTGATGCCAAGGCTCTCAAGGAGCATGGCTGCAAGATCGCCTGCCAGGGAACAACAACAGACAAGTGCTTCTGCACCTTCACCTTTGATAACTTAACGTAGTACAGAAGCCATTCATGGTATCAATTGCCAATAGGCATCCAAAAGACGGAATGCAGTTAACATGAAAGGATTTAGTTAAAGACTGTAAAAAAAGACAGGCCAAATAGACAACGCCTTGACTTTGTGACAGTCAATCAACATTAATAAAACCTGATCACTTCTTTAAGGATAGAGAACGTTATATGACTGCAATACCAGAAATGCTCACATGAAAAGTATCTAATGTTTGTGTCATCCTTATGACAATGAAAGAGGAAGAATATATCCTTATATAAGGAAAATCAAGCTGGAGCAACACTGAAATGTTTCTACAAGTTATATGACTTGCATTCCTGAAAATGAAGAATGCTTTTTGAAACAAAACCAGATTAAGTGGGAGCTATTCTTCCAAATTTGAGAAGCTAACATACAAAGACATGCATGCATCTCTTCCCTTGTAATGTTGCCATAGGGATACTCCTAATACATGTTTCCAAATAACATGTACTACTTCCCTGAACATTAAACTTTTTTATTGCTTAAACATCCAGCTATAAATGTTTAGAGCAAAGAGCAAAGTTAGCAATACTTAATGATTGCAGAAGAGCCAACAGAAATAATAAGGAAGACCATTAGAAGCAATGCTTCAAATAACCACAAAATCAGAGTTGTGAGACTAGAGATACCCATATGAACTACAGACAGCATCAGCTTAACATATAGCTTATATGCAGGCCACAAGGTACCTTTCCAGGAGCGTCCCTTTGACCTGTAGAACCAATACTTCGATGCGATAACGAAGCACCATGAGAAGCTGGCATTCCTTTAAACCCCCATCTTTTCATCCCACCCTAGGCcaaccaaaagaagaacaagaaaTAACACCAGCTTTAGAACTCAATTTCCAAACCAGAATTCAGTCGTAAACATTCTACAAGAAATGGAATTTTCTCCTCAGGACAACCAAGACAGAGTTTCAAATGCATCCTGATGAGTTATCGCATACAGATTTTATTTAAGAATCTTAAAATAGTCAGATGGAACAAAGCTTTATTTAGTACTTCATAATGCCAGACCGGAATAGATAGCCGCAATAGGTACAGCCACATTATATCAGCAAACAGCATTATGACAACCTGGAATATATTTATGTGTGAACTTGTGGCAATCAAAAGATCAGTGCTTTGGTAGATTGAGGAAACATAAAAAAGAGATAGATCCTCAAGAAAAATTGTCTAGTCAGGTTCATGCAGAATTGGTGTAGCAACACAACTTTATAAAAGCGGCTTCAAATGGGAGTTGATCCTCAATTAGAATTAAAAGGTTATGAAAAAGCGCGTGCTTACTAACCTGAAAGCCTTTCCCCCTAGTAATGCCAGTGACATCCACGAACTGCCCAGGAACAAAATGACGAACACCAATGTGAGTACCAACAGGGAGCAAAGCATCCTCAGTGACGGGGAACTCCCTTAACTTCCTTTTCATGGGGACACCTTGAGCTCTAAAGTGGCCCACCTCCGGCATCGTCAAAT
This region of Coffea arabica cultivar ET-39 chromosome 3c, Coffea Arabica ET-39 HiFi, whole genome shotgun sequence genomic DNA includes:
- the LOC113733820 gene encoding CBL-interacting serine/threonine-protein kinase 1-like isoform X3, translated to MTELEWVLASKSKIYMVLEFVDGGELFDRIASKGKLSEAQGRKLFQQLIDGVSYCHNKGVFHRDLKLENVLVDAKGNVKITDFGLSALPQHFRDDGLLHTTCGSPNYVAPEILSNRGYDGATSDTWSCGVILYVILTGYLPFDDRNLAVLYQKIFKGDAQIPKWLSPGAQNLIKRILDPNPCTRISMADIKVDEWFKQDYSSAIPYDDDDDNKQNAFIDDAVLSVHEVPSEAEKDPESSHLINAFELIGMSSCLDLSGFFEKEDVSDRKIRFTSTYSLKELLEKIEQTVTEMGFQVHKKNGKLKAIQEHKGDKGPGSVSIAAEVVEISPSLHVVELRKYHGDPAVYRQLCKKLSNDLGASSSQECLAAEL
- the LOC113733820 gene encoding CBL-interacting serine/threonine-protein kinase 1-like isoform X1 gives rise to the protein MVLLGIRGGRKEEEEEKGSNNYNNSKRKKNSMRLWKYDVGRTLGEGNFGKVKYARNLESGQSFAIKILEKHRIFDLNITDQIKREIGTLKLLRHPNVVRLHEVLASKSKIYMVLEFVDGGELFDRIASKGKLSEAQGRKLFQQLIDGVSYCHNKGVFHRDLKLENVLVDAKGNVKITDFGLSALPQHFRDDGLLHTTCGSPNYVAPEILSNRGYDGATSDTWSCGVILYVILTGYLPFDDRNLAVLYQKIFKGDAQIPKWLSPGAQNLIKRILDPNPCTRISMADIKVDEWFKQDYSSAIPYDDDDDNKQNAFIDDAVLSVHEVPSEAEKDPESSHLINAFELIGMSSCLDLSGFFEKEDVSDRKIRFTSTYSLKELLEKIEQTVTEMGFQVHKKNGKLKAIQEHKGDKGPGSVSIAAEVVEISPSLHVVELRKYHGDPAVYRQLCKKLSNDLGASSSQECLAAEL
- the LOC113733824 gene encoding large ribosomal subunit protein uL3m-like gives rise to the protein MSWASRGLICRLRLFSISDGLTTTPNCRFFSAQPLRVDELQENTSSSSRVIEAKSRVMTPNSKRPGAIAVKCGMTALWDKWGARLPITILHMDDNIVSQVKTPEIEGISALQIGCGHKKEKHLTMPEVGHFRAQGVPMKRKLREFPVTEDALLPVGTHIGVRHFVPGQFVDVTGITRGKGFQGGMKRWGFKGMPASHGASLSHRSIGSTGQRDAPGKVFKGKKMPGRMGGKQRTVKNIWVYKIDPARNLMWVKGQVPGATGNFVFIKDSVFRKPDISTLPFPTYFAPEDEDLHELEPLIADLGDTDPFMAAD
- the LOC113733820 gene encoding CBL-interacting serine/threonine-protein kinase 1-like isoform X2, which produces MVLLGIRGGRKEEEEEKGSNNYNNSKRKKNSMRLWKYDVGRTLGEGNFGKVKYARNLESGQSFAIKILEKHRIFDLNITDQIKREIGTLKLLRHPNVVRLHEVLASKSKIYMVLEFVDGGELFDRIASKGKLSEAQGRKLFQQLIDGVSYCHNKGVFHRDLKLENVLVDAKGNVKITDFGLSALPQHFRDDGLLHTTCGSPNYVAPEILSNRGYDGATSDTWSCGVILYVILTGYLPFDDRNLAVLYQKIFKGDAQIPKWLSPGAQNLIKRILDPNPCTRISMADIKVDEWFKQDYSSAIPYDDDDDNKQNAFIDDAVLSVHEPSEAEKDPESSHLINAFELIGMSSCLDLSGFFEKEDVSDRKIRFTSTYSLKELLEKIEQTVTEMGFQVHKKNGKLKAIQEHKGDKGPGSVSIAAEVVEISPSLHVVELRKYHGDPAVYRQLCKKLSNDLGASSSQECLAAEL